The following coding sequences are from one Mustela lutreola isolate mMusLut2 chromosome 5, mMusLut2.pri, whole genome shotgun sequence window:
- the SCGB3A2 gene encoding secretoglobin family 3A member 2 gives MKLVTVFLLVTISICSYSATAFLINSLPDAVNKLPLPVDNILPFLDPLKLLLKTLGISVEHLVEGLRKCVNELGPEASEAVKKLLEALSHLV, from the exons ATGAAGCTAGTAACTGTGTTTCTGCTGGTGACCATCAGCATTTGCAGTTACTCTG CTACTGCCTTCCTCATCAACAGTTTGCCAGATGCTGTCAACAAATTACCTTTACCTGTGGACAACATTCTCCCTTTTTTGGATCCATTAAAGCTTCTTCTGAAAACTCTGGGCATTTCTGTTGAGCACCTTGTGGAAGGGCTAAGAAAGTGTGTGAATGAGCTGGGACCAGAGGCCTCTGAGGCAGTGAAGAAACTGCTG GAGGCGCTGTCGCATTTGGTGTGA